One window of the Zea mays cultivar B73 chromosome 3, Zm-B73-REFERENCE-NAM-5.0, whole genome shotgun sequence genome contains the following:
- the LOC103650398 gene encoding uncharacterized protein, with protein MATKILSLTASSSGCERNWSGFDGVHTKKRDRLTTDRLNKLVYIQFNNRLINKRAKIKSKKITDVLLSSGTTEAQGFLQENGDDCALVSFRDDEDEEEVMEGTGIPWSVLGDAEGAEEQLELRRSARLRELNEEEFESEEEEFDEDEDEDEDEMDETGV; from the exons ATGGCTACCAAGATCCTATCTTTAACAGCAAGTTCTTCTGGTTGTGAAAGAAATTGGAGTGGGTTTGATGGG GTGCACACTAAGAAGAGAGATAGGCTTACTACAGACCGCCTCAACAAGTTGGTCTACATTCAGTTCAACAACAGGCTAATTAATAAGAGAGCAAAGATCAAGTCCAAGAAAATTACTGATGTTCTCTTGTCTAGTGGTACAACTGAAGCTCAAGGTTTCCTCCAAGAGAATGGAGATGATTGTGCATTAGTCTCCTTTAGAGATGACGAAGACGAGGAAGAAGTCATGGAAGGTACAGGGATACCTTGGTCTGTGCTTGGAGATGCAGAGGGAGCAGAAGAACAACTAGAGCTGCGTAGAAGTGCAAGGCTGAGAGAGCTCAATGAAGAAGAGTTTGAGTCCGAAGAAGAAGAGtttgatgaagatgaggatgaggatgaggatgagatGGATGAAACCGGCGTGTGA